A genome region from Anopheles stephensi strain Indian chromosome 2, UCI_ANSTEP_V1.0, whole genome shotgun sequence includes the following:
- the LOC118504077 gene encoding sodium-dependent nutrient amino acid transporter 1-like isoform X1 has protein sequence MENHAYSGGPAENGKVETRSVASPMNSSTTLQTSVSDDTKTSTSTTRDKWGRDIEFMLSCIAYSVGFGNIWKFPYTALKHGGGAFLLPYLIVLFIVGRPIYYLEMILGQFSSRGCVKLYDLAPAMRGIGVAQTIAMFVVMTYYAPVLAITFRYFVASFSSTLPWSECNPAWANCVNSSFVGKLEPTNMSVGLQSSAELFFLKEVIHKAPSLDNGLGIPDWKLSLCLLFAWIVVATILIRGAKSTGKASYFLAIFPYVIILILLVQTLMLDGAMQGILYFITPQWDKLLSIEVWYEAVTQCFFSLSVCYGGIIAYSSFNNFSNNVHRDAVIISWLDTFTSIVAGCIVFGVIGNLAYVSGQPDIQKLARDGAGLTFMTYPDAIAKFQFVPQLFASLFFLMLFIVGVGSNLGVTTSIITAIRDQRPHLKHWQVVLGTVTVGYFLGLLYLTPGGFDFLDVIDYYGAKYVTLTFAVLELATVAWIYGVDRICRDIKFMLGIETSFYWRVCWGLIAPAATLLILIFSFADFELQKVPIGYNVLGLFIYVIAFLQLPGWYVYTIYRRRCKQTESLRKAARNALEPMDVWGPENDAVRVRYQSEEEQYQSARPVGTTALKRIKKRMFNIG, from the exons ATGGAGAACCACGCGTACAGTGGTGGACCGGCGGAGAACGGGAAGGTAGAAACGCGATCGGTAGCCTCG CCGATGAATTCTAGCACCACACTGCAAACGAGCGTGAGTGACGACACGAAAACGAGCACGAGCACGACCCGTGACAAGTGGGGCCGGGACATTGAGTTTATGCTGTCCTGCATCGCGTACTCGGTCGGGTTCGGCAACATCTGGAAGTTCCCGTACACGGCCCTCAAgcacggtggtggtgcgttTCTGCTGCCGTACCTGATCGTACTGTTTATCGTCGGACGGCCGATCTACTATCTGGAGATGATACTGGGACAGTTTTCGAGCCGAGGTTGCGTTAAGCTTTACGATCTAGCACCAGCTATGCGTG GGATCGGTGTAGCACAAACGATCGCAATGTTCGTCGTGATGACTTACTACGCGCCGGTGTTGGCGATTACGTTCCGATACTTTGTTGCGTCGTTTAGCAGTACGTTGCCGTGGAGCGAGTGTAATCCTGCGTGGGCAAACTGTGTGAATTCTTCGTTTGTTGGAAAGCTCGAACCGACCAACATGTCCGTTGGGCTCCAATCGTCTGCTGAGCTGTTCTTCCT GAAGGAAGTCATACATAAAGCTCCCTCACTGGACAATGGCCTAGGCATACCCGACTGGAAGCTGTCGCTGTGTCTCCTCTTTGCCTGGATTGTCGTGGCAACGATTCTCATCCGTGGAGCGAAAAGTACCGGCAAAGCTTCCTATTTTCTTGCGATCTTCCCGTACGTGATCATACTGATCCTACTCGTTCAAACTCTAATGCTAGACGGCGCGATGCAAGGCATCCTATACTTCATAACACCGCAGTGGGATAAGCTTCTCAGTATCGAG GTTTGGTACGAAGCCGTTACGCAGTGCTTCTTCTCACTGTCCGTCTGCTACGGTGGCATTATCGCGTACTCGTCCTTCAACAACTTCAGCAACAACGTGCACCG TGACGCCGTCATTATCTCCTGGCTCGACACATTCACCTCCATCGTGGCCGGATGCATCGTGTTCGGGGTGATCGGCAATTTGGCGTACGTTAGCGGGCAGCCGGACATACAGAAGCTTGCCCGGGACGGTGCCGGCCTCACCTTTATGACGTACCCGGATGCGATCGCCAAATTCCAGTTCGTGCCCCAGCTGTTTGCCTCCCTGTTCTTCCTGATGCTGTTCATCGTTGGCGTCGGCAGCAATCTGGGCGTAACGACCAGCATCATTACCGCGATCCGGGACCAGCGTCCGCACCTGAAGCACTGGCAGGTCGTGCTCGGAACCGTTACCGTTGGATACTTTCTCGGTCTGCTGTACCTGACGCCCGGTGGGTTCGATTTCCTGGACGTGATCGATTACTACGGTGCGAAGTACGTGACGCTAACGTTCGCCGTGCTTGAGCTGGCGACCGTGGCGTGGATCTACGGCGTGGATCGTATCTGCCGGGACATTAAGTTTATGCTCGGCATCGAAACGTCGTTCTACTGGCGGGTGTGCTGGGGACTAATTGCACCGGCCGCCACACTGCTCATTCTTATCTTCAGCTTTGCCGACTTTGAGCTGCAAAAGGTCCCGATCGGCTACAACG TTTTAGGATTGTTTATCTACGTCATTGCTTTTCTGCAACTACCCGGCTGGTACGTTTACACGATTTATAGGCGGCGTTGTAAGCAAACGGAATCGCTACGGAAAGCTGCCCGAAACGCGCTGGAACCGATGGATGTATGGGGTCCGGAGAATGATGCCGTGCGGGTGCGGTATCAGAGCGAGGAGGAACAGTACCAAAGCGCGCGACCTGTGGGTACGACCGCCTTGAAGCGCATCAAGAAGCGAATGTTTAACATTGGCTGA
- the LOC118504077 gene encoding sodium-dependent nutrient amino acid transporter 1-like isoform X2: MNSSTTLQTSVSDDTKTSTSTTRDKWGRDIEFMLSCIAYSVGFGNIWKFPYTALKHGGGAFLLPYLIVLFIVGRPIYYLEMILGQFSSRGCVKLYDLAPAMRGIGVAQTIAMFVVMTYYAPVLAITFRYFVASFSSTLPWSECNPAWANCVNSSFVGKLEPTNMSVGLQSSAELFFLKEVIHKAPSLDNGLGIPDWKLSLCLLFAWIVVATILIRGAKSTGKASYFLAIFPYVIILILLVQTLMLDGAMQGILYFITPQWDKLLSIEVWYEAVTQCFFSLSVCYGGIIAYSSFNNFSNNVHRDAVIISWLDTFTSIVAGCIVFGVIGNLAYVSGQPDIQKLARDGAGLTFMTYPDAIAKFQFVPQLFASLFFLMLFIVGVGSNLGVTTSIITAIRDQRPHLKHWQVVLGTVTVGYFLGLLYLTPGGFDFLDVIDYYGAKYVTLTFAVLELATVAWIYGVDRICRDIKFMLGIETSFYWRVCWGLIAPAATLLILIFSFADFELQKVPIGYNVLGLFIYVIAFLQLPGWYVYTIYRRRCKQTESLRKAARNALEPMDVWGPENDAVRVRYQSEEEQYQSARPVGTTALKRIKKRMFNIG, from the exons ATGAATTCTAGCACCACACTGCAAACGAGCGTGAGTGACGACACGAAAACGAGCACGAGCACGACCCGTGACAAGTGGGGCCGGGACATTGAGTTTATGCTGTCCTGCATCGCGTACTCGGTCGGGTTCGGCAACATCTGGAAGTTCCCGTACACGGCCCTCAAgcacggtggtggtgcgttTCTGCTGCCGTACCTGATCGTACTGTTTATCGTCGGACGGCCGATCTACTATCTGGAGATGATACTGGGACAGTTTTCGAGCCGAGGTTGCGTTAAGCTTTACGATCTAGCACCAGCTATGCGTG GGATCGGTGTAGCACAAACGATCGCAATGTTCGTCGTGATGACTTACTACGCGCCGGTGTTGGCGATTACGTTCCGATACTTTGTTGCGTCGTTTAGCAGTACGTTGCCGTGGAGCGAGTGTAATCCTGCGTGGGCAAACTGTGTGAATTCTTCGTTTGTTGGAAAGCTCGAACCGACCAACATGTCCGTTGGGCTCCAATCGTCTGCTGAGCTGTTCTTCCT GAAGGAAGTCATACATAAAGCTCCCTCACTGGACAATGGCCTAGGCATACCCGACTGGAAGCTGTCGCTGTGTCTCCTCTTTGCCTGGATTGTCGTGGCAACGATTCTCATCCGTGGAGCGAAAAGTACCGGCAAAGCTTCCTATTTTCTTGCGATCTTCCCGTACGTGATCATACTGATCCTACTCGTTCAAACTCTAATGCTAGACGGCGCGATGCAAGGCATCCTATACTTCATAACACCGCAGTGGGATAAGCTTCTCAGTATCGAG GTTTGGTACGAAGCCGTTACGCAGTGCTTCTTCTCACTGTCCGTCTGCTACGGTGGCATTATCGCGTACTCGTCCTTCAACAACTTCAGCAACAACGTGCACCG TGACGCCGTCATTATCTCCTGGCTCGACACATTCACCTCCATCGTGGCCGGATGCATCGTGTTCGGGGTGATCGGCAATTTGGCGTACGTTAGCGGGCAGCCGGACATACAGAAGCTTGCCCGGGACGGTGCCGGCCTCACCTTTATGACGTACCCGGATGCGATCGCCAAATTCCAGTTCGTGCCCCAGCTGTTTGCCTCCCTGTTCTTCCTGATGCTGTTCATCGTTGGCGTCGGCAGCAATCTGGGCGTAACGACCAGCATCATTACCGCGATCCGGGACCAGCGTCCGCACCTGAAGCACTGGCAGGTCGTGCTCGGAACCGTTACCGTTGGATACTTTCTCGGTCTGCTGTACCTGACGCCCGGTGGGTTCGATTTCCTGGACGTGATCGATTACTACGGTGCGAAGTACGTGACGCTAACGTTCGCCGTGCTTGAGCTGGCGACCGTGGCGTGGATCTACGGCGTGGATCGTATCTGCCGGGACATTAAGTTTATGCTCGGCATCGAAACGTCGTTCTACTGGCGGGTGTGCTGGGGACTAATTGCACCGGCCGCCACACTGCTCATTCTTATCTTCAGCTTTGCCGACTTTGAGCTGCAAAAGGTCCCGATCGGCTACAACG TTTTAGGATTGTTTATCTACGTCATTGCTTTTCTGCAACTACCCGGCTGGTACGTTTACACGATTTATAGGCGGCGTTGTAAGCAAACGGAATCGCTACGGAAAGCTGCCCGAAACGCGCTGGAACCGATGGATGTATGGGGTCCGGAGAATGATGCCGTGCGGGTGCGGTATCAGAGCGAGGAGGAACAGTACCAAAGCGCGCGACCTGTGGGTACGACCGCCTTGAAGCGCATCAAGAAGCGAATGTTTAACATTGGCTGA